A window from Pichia kudriavzevii chromosome 5, complete sequence encodes these proteins:
- a CDS encoding uncharacterized protein (PKUD0E05720; similar to Saccharomyces cerevisiae YMR092C (AIP1); ancestral locus Anc_2.470) — MSIELKEITVGNPTTKRAFTTHLSYDRTRDRLIYPTGKCVTLRSLDKGGQSWVFTGHKYPVTTAKISPSGFYIASGDEAGNVLIWDCSQEDMIVKSEFKVLSNRINDLAWDADSKRIIAVGNGTDKFGHCFTFDSGNSIGEISGHSNQINSVAIKPTRPYSAFTVGDDSNVVFLKGPPFKFSQSNKTIHNNFIKMVKYSPNGKIAVSVGVDRIISLFDGNTGELIKSFKDISKGGIYAVDWVDDESFLIASADAYLRVVNTDGSVVQEWSLEYKIENQFLGCALVGENKFVGLTLGGSIYVFTASQKDPLQTFYSHQVSIASMVKLKENADLFSGSYDGKIIKHSPSKGDELVSGEEHKGLIVSLAEVDSKSIFSISWDDKLKFIQNEDFPSISTLEDLEKQPIDLKVHNKNAVILFEDEVRKYDSTGKFLKSFKLSYGASAFDVSENFVVITDAQNFQIHIYDSELKSINETNFLRSKPTCVAISGDEKYLVCGDIQGKILLYGLQDFSLITSRWAFHTSKINSLKWSPDNKYCLSGSLDTNIYIYSVEKPARNIKFLNAHKEGVNCVEWLDEKNIVSAGTDSCIKYWTVEY, encoded by the coding sequence ATGTCAattgaattgaaggaaataACTGTTGGTAATCCAACAACTAAAAGAGCATTCACCACACACTTATCCTATGATAGAACAAGAGACAGACTGATCTATCCTACTGGTAAGTGTGTCACTTTACGTTCTTTAGATAAAGGTGGACAAAGCTGGGTATTTACAGGACACAAGTATCCCGTAACTACAGCAAAAATCTCACCAAGCGGATTCTACATTGCTTCGGGTGATGAAGCAGGTAATGTCTTAATTTGGGACTGTTCTCAAGAAGATATGATAGTCAAGAGTGAATTCAAGGTCTTGAGTAACAGGATCAATGATTTAGCTTGGGATGCAGACAGCAAAAGGATCATTGCTGTTGGTAATGGGACTGATAAGTTTGGACATTGTTTTACTTTTGATTCGGGAAACAgcattggagaaatcaGTGGTCACTCCAACCAAATCAATTCGGTTGCAATCAAGCCAACTAGACCATACTCGGCATTTACTGTTGGTGACGACTCAAATGTAGTTTTTTTGAAAGGTCCGCCATTCAAGTTTAGCCAGAGTAACAAAACAATTCAtaataatttcatcaaaatgGTCAAATACTCACCAAATGGGAAGATTGCAGTAAGTGTCGGTGTTGATAGAATCATCTCCTTGTTTGACGGTAATACAGGtgaattgatcaaatctttcaaagatatctCTAAAGGTGGTATATATGCTGTCGATTgggttgatgatgaatccTTCTTGATTGCGTCTGCTGATGCCTATTTGAGAGTCGTCAATACTGACGGGTCAGTGGTTCAAGAATGGAGTTTGGAGTATAAGATcgaaaatcaatttttagGTTGTGCTCTAGTTGGTGAGAACAAGTTTGTTGGCTTAACTCTTGGCGGCTCGATTTATGTTTTCACTGCATCACAGAAAGACCCATTACAAACGTTTTACTCACACCAGGTTAGTATTGCTTCAATGGTCAAGCTAAAGGAAAATGCTGACTTGTTTTCTGGATCATATGATggaaaaataataaaacaTTCACCATCTAAGGGTGATGAATTAGTTTCTGGGGAGGAGCATAAGGGGTTGATCGTTTCTCTGGCAGAGGTTGATTCCAAGTCTatcttttccatttcctGGGATgacaaactcaaatttattcaaaatgaagatttccCTTCGATATCAACATTAGAAGATTTAGAGAAACAACCTATAGATCTAAAAGTACACAACAAAAATGCTGtcattttatttgaagacGAAGTTAGAAAATACGACTCTACTGGGAAGTTTTTAAAGTCATTTAAGCTATCCTATGGTGCCTCTGCTTTCGATGTGTCCGAAAATTTCGTCGTCATTACAGATGcacaaaactttcaaatcCATATCTACGACTCggaattgaaatcaatcaacGAGACAAACTTTTTACGTAGTAAGCCAACTTGTGTGGCAATCTCTGGAGATGAGAAGTATCTAGTTTGCGGTGATATTCAAGGAAAGATCCTCCTATATGGCTTACAAGACTTTTCTCTCATCACTTCAAGATGGGCATTCCACACatccaaaatcaactcCCTAAAATGGAGTCCAGATAACAAGTACTGTTTATCGGGTTCTTTAGACACAAACATTTATATTTACTCAGTTGAGAAGCCAGCTAGAAACATAAAGTTCTTGAATGCACATAAGGAGGGTGTCAACTGTGTCGAATGGCTAGATGAGAAGAACATTGTTTCTGCTGGTACTGATAGCTGTATCAAGTATTGGACTGTTGAGTATTAA
- a CDS encoding uncharacterized protein (PKUD0E05730; similar to Saccharomyces cerevisiae YMR106C (YKU80); ancestral locus Anc_2.444) codes for MATRSTYILVDDSHDAEVDSSVACFVFSYCITPINFNRSNKTALLKFPYIDPQPNLEPLNWATLSTFIRDITKKSRVDKPHPNGADLIASISDFLQSLQIRGINKQKSCDVIVISPFRESYNWNKYKPKIIGVLQAYQNLNLICIDSSAGTPSKYHDDNMRILQDEIINANEYNERSLYCSIIDALLVVTKCEMLTPKFKKPVEIYSYNLSILGLPDLEFLVSAYPFVKKNTMADYVTLKRLNKESKLPVTNTSKYYYTKFDESKDEPVETEITSPEFVFEGYKFGTSNFLLTDLPPGIFQAETVKSMIITSFFPKETLPPWYLKNDTLIIFPFKTKTKKDDIILDRDTAMFSELWQAMAKKGVCANVRFVKKAGADVKYGVLFPQGYKDYKTTHIDFGCFIFVETIFQDDEKLVSLPNLTKIEVEEKLQSEMDDMLDDINLDKDESDELFPFDSMVVEMNQVTMNDMFYYLRDTVTEYEDLNERDFDRVTKKLRKTNNPLLSFERLIYLISAYTVYHHFSEGGHPSTPLYDMFSNGDIPTQFIDVWNENAKEGSFIPNFSCSPKTEDA; via the coding sequence aTGGCAACCAGATCCACGTATATACTTGTTGACGACTCACATGATGCGGAAGTCGACTCAAGCGTTGCATGTTTTGTCTTCAGTTACTGTATTACGCCAATAAACTTCAACAGATCGAATAAGACCGCATTACTCAAATTTCCTTACATTGACCCACAACCCAACTTAGAGCCTCTAAATTGGGCAACCTTAAGCACTTTTATCAGAGATATCACTAAAAAATCTAGAGTTGATAAACCCCATCCAAATGGGGCTGATTTAATAGCTTCTATTTCAGATTTCCTACAATCGTTACAGATCCGAGGGatcaacaaacaaaagtCTTGTGATGTAATTGTGATTTCACCGTTTCGGGAATCCTATAATTGGAACAAATATAAACCTAAAATAATAGGTGTGCTTCAGGCTTATCAGAATTTGAATCTTATTTGCATTGACTCGTCAGCGGGAACACCTTCCAAATACCACGATGATAATATGCGAATATTGCAGGACGAAATAATCAATGCCAATGAATACAACGAAAGGAGCCTGTACTGTTCTATAATTGATGCACTTTTGGTGGTTACAAAGTGTGAGATGCTGACaccaaaattcaaaaaacCAGTGGAGATATATTCATACAACCTATCGATTTTGGGGTTACctgatttggaatttttggTATCTGCATACCCTTTCGTAAAAAAGAACACAATGGCAGACTATGTTACATTGAAACGGCTAAATAAGGAGTCAAAGCTACCAGTGACAAATACAAGCAAATATTATTACACAAAGTTTGATGAATCCAAAGATGAACCCGTAGAAACCGAGATAACTAGCCcagaatttgtttttgaaggaTACAAATTCGGTACTTCCAACTTCTTATTGACAGATTTGCCCCCAGGAATATTTCAAGCAGAAACGGTTAAATCGATGATAATAACGTCGTTTTTCCCCAAGGAGACCTTGCCTCCGtggtatttgaaaaatgacACATTAATCATATTCCCTTTCAAAACTAAAACTAAAAAGGACGATATAATTTTGGACAGAGATACGGCGATGTTTTCAGAGCTATGGCAAGCAATGGCGAAAAAGGGAGTTTGTGCCAATGTGAGATTCGTAAAGAAAGCTGGAGCAGATGTTAAATATGGTGTTCTTTTTCCTCAGGGATATAAAGATTACAAAACAACCCACATTGATTTCGGatgttttatatttgtaGAAACAATATTCCAAGACGACGAAAAACTGGTCAGTTTGCCAAACTTAACGAAAAtcgaagttgaagaaaaacttcaGAGCGAAATGGATGATATGCTGGATGACATCAATCTTGATAAAGACGAGTCTGATGAGCTATTCCCTTTTGACAGTATGGTAGTCGAAATGAACCAAGTGACCATGAACGACATGTTCTACTATTTGCGAGACACTGTGACAGAGTATGAAGATCTAAATGAAAGAGACTTTGACAGGGTAACCAAGAAGTTAAGAAAAACCAACAACCCCCTACTGTCTTTTGAAAGGTTGATTTACCTTATTTCTGCTTACACAGTATACCACCATTTCAGCGAAGGCGGTCATCCATCGACCCCGTTGTACGATATGTTTTCGAATGGAGATATTCCTACCCAGTTTATTGACGTATGGAACGAAAACGCAAAGGAGGGTTCATTCATTCCTAACTTCAGTTGTAGTCCGAAAACAGAAGACGCTTAG
- a CDS encoding uncharacterized protein (PKUD0E05740; similar to Saccharomyces cerevisiae YHR147C (MRPL6); ancestral locus Anc_5.109), giving the protein MQRRLFSTTARSLSHIGSSPVFITPEVKLSSTPMLVPTVIPKGAQRIVLNSLLSISGPRGEINMKIPEFLSVNSSNPTSLKIEVKDSKNKIQKSLWGTYRSLINNAVIGVTDGHSSTLRFKGTGYRVMIEKNEKTGKEWVKMKVGRCNMEGLEIPDEITCETPSQTLLVLKGPDKQKLNLFAGRLRNMRPPEPYKGKGIYFNDETIKLKAKKVK; this is encoded by the coding sequence ATGCAGAGAAGACTATTTTCCACCACCGCCCGTTCGCTCTCTCATATTGGATCTTCACCTGTTTTCATAACTCCTGAGGTGAAGCTCAGTTCCACTCCAATGTTGGTTCCAACGGTGATCCCAAAGGGTGCTCAAAGGATTGTTTTGAACTCCTTGCTTTCAATTTCTGGACCACGTGGCGAGATTAACATGAAGATTCCTGAATTTTTGTCTGTGAACAGCTCAAATCCAACTTCCCTGAAGATTGAGGTGAAggattccaaaaataaaattcaGAAATCCCTGTGGGGAACCTATCGTTCTCTTATAAACAATGCGGTCATTGGTGTCACAGACGGACACTCTTCGACTTTGAGATTCAAAGGTACCGGTTATAGGGTCAtgattgagaaaaatgaaaaaaccGGAAAGGAGTGGGTCAAAATGAAGGTTGGTAGATGTAACATGGAAGGTTTAGAGATCCCAGACGAGATCACATGTGAGACTCCATCTCAAACGTTGTTAGTTTTGAAAGGTCCagataaacaaaaactaAACTTGTTTGCTGGCAGGTTGAGAAACATGAGACCACCTGAACCATACAAGGGTAAGGGTATCTACTTCAATGACGAAACAATAAAGTTGAAGGCAAAGAAGGTCAAATGA
- a CDS encoding uncharacterized protein (PKUD0E05750; similar to Saccharomyces cerevisiae YHR148W (IMP3); ancestral locus Anc_5.108), protein MVRKLKYHEQKLLKKVDLYNYKQDNEHREADIIQRYQLTNRNDYHSYNRIVGKLKQLMRKLALLEPSDPFRIKHEQLILDKLYDLGLLTTTSKISAVENKLSVSALCRRRIGVMMVKFRMAQNVADANKFVRQGHVRVGNKVITDPAYLITRNLEDYLTWVDDSKIKKNVMTFKNKWDDYNTV, encoded by the coding sequence ATGGTTAGAAAGTTAAAGTACCACGAGCAGAAGCTCCTTAAAAAAGTTGATCTTTACAATTACAAACAAGATAATGAACATAGAGAAGCCGATATAATCCAACGATATCAGCTAACAAATAGAAACGATTACCACTCCTACAACCGTATAGTTGGTAAATTGAAGCAGTTGATGAGAAAACTGGCTTTGTTGGAACCTAGCGATCCATTTCGGATCAAACATGAACAGTTAATCTTGGATAAATTATACGATTTGGGGCTATTGACAACAACCAGCAAGATTAGTGCCGTGGAAAACAAGCTCTCTGTCAGTGCGCTATGTCGTCGCCGAATTGGTGTGATGATGGTCAAATTCCGCATGGCACAGAACGTTGCAGACGCCAACAAGTTTGTCAGACAAGGCCATGTTAGGGTCGGTAACAAGGTAATCACCGATCCTGCGTACCTCATCACTAGGAATTTGGAGGACTACCTTACATGGGTGGATGATTCCAAGATCAAGAAGAATGTCATGACGTTCAAGAACAAATGGGATGATTATAACACTGTATAA
- a CDS encoding uncharacterized protein (PKUD0E05755), producing the protein MDVRERIESIEKVERRLVGFLENYGRLLDAIQKEGKDQTSSGDDGKEYGDSDIDDGGDIDDGGDNSDKAKQLIDKCYEDLSFVSINLRREMKLQQATLPLPPNLPKMAPDVNTNKLKSLLRRE; encoded by the coding sequence ATGGATGTCAGGGAGAGAATCGAGTCAATCGAGAAGGTAGAGCGCAGGCTCGTGGGGTTTCTGGAGAACTATGGGAGGCTTCTCGATGCAATACAAAAGGAGGGGAAGGATCAAACGTCGAGTGGCGATGATGGAAAGGAATATGGTGACAGCGATATAGACGACGGTGGCGATATAGACGACGGTGGCGACAATTCCGACAAGGCTAAACAGCTCATAGACAAATGCTACGAGGATCTCTCCTTTGTGAGCATCAATCTCCGAAGGGAGATGAAGTTGCAGCAGGCAACCTTGCCATTGCCTCCGAATCTACCGAAAATGGCGCCAGATGTCAATACAAATAAACTAAAGTCTCTCCTGAGAAGGGAGTGA
- a CDS encoding uncharacterized protein (PKUD0E05760; similar to Saccharomyces cerevisiae YMR116C (ASC1); ancestral locus Anc_2.431) translates to MSNNSEVLVLRGTLEGHNGWVTSLSTCAANPDLLLSGSRDKTLIVWQLTRDENQYGIAKKALRGHSHIVQDCQLTPDGQYALSGSWDRTLRLWSVATGQTVTRFDGHQGDVMSVSISRTVRQFVSASRDKTIKVWNALGHCISTLNSHQDWVSSVECSPSKNTIIYSAGWDKAVKTWDMSDSSLLCDFVGHNGYVSNLTISPDGSLCASGGKDGNIILWDLGSNDVLYTLNAGDEINALAFSPNRFWLAAATSTSIKIFHLQERNLADELKPEVAEGKTPECISLAWSSDGQNLFSGYSDNLIRVWQVMTTSA, encoded by the exons ATGTCTAACAATTCCGAAGTCTTAGTCTTGAGAGGTACCTTAGAAGGCCACAACGGTTGGGTCACTTCCCTTTCCACCTGTGCTGCAAACCCAGACTTATTATTGTCTGGTTCCAGAGATAAGACCTTAATTGTCTGGCAATTAACCAGAGATGAAAACCAATATGGTATTGCAAAGAAGGCTTTGAGAGGTCACTCCCACATTGTCCAAGATTGTCAATTGACTCCAGATGGTCAGTACGCACTTTCTGGTTCTTGGGACAGAACCTTGAGATTATGGTCTGTTGCTACTGGTCAAACTGTTACCAGATTCGACGGTCATCAAGGTGACGTTATGTCTGTTTCTATTTCTAGAACTGTCAGACAATTTGTTTCTGCTTCCAGAGACAAGACTATCAAGGTCTGGAATGCTTTAGGTCACTGTATCTCCACCTTGAACTCTCACCAAGACTGGGTTTCCTCTGTTGAATGTTCTCCATCCAAGAACACCATCATTTACTCTGCTGGTTGGGATAAGGCTGTCAAG ACTTGGGACATGAGCGACTCCTCATTGTTATGTGATTTCGTTGGTCACAACGGTTACGTTTCCAACTTGACCATCTCCCCAGACGGTTCCCTTTGTGCTTCCGGTGGTAAGGACGGTAACATCATCTTATGGGACTTAGGTTCTAACGATGTTTTGTACACCTTAAACGCtggtgatgaaattaaCGCTTTAGCTTTCTCTCCAAACAGATTCTGGTTAGCAGCTGCAACTTCCACTTCCATCAAGATCTTCCACTTACAAGAAAGAAACTTAGCTGATGAATTAAAGCCAGAAGTTGCTGAAGGTAAGACTCCAGAATGTATTTCCTTAGCATGGTCCTCCGATGGTCAAAACTTATTCTCTGGTTACTCTGATAACTTAATCAGAGTCTGGCAAGTCATGACCACTTCCGCTTAA
- a CDS encoding uncharacterized protein (PKUD0E05770; similar to Saccharomyces cerevisiae YHL009C (YAP3); ancestral locus Anc_2.493), with translation MEQRDYGYPHNANDVSELVVNGDQYVGINSVTDQVNSPTSFENTMLMDSVYQGMDMFPAQTKNCPMQGSAGSKMESAHSPTFRTESKISKSSDKVSTPTGLSEVELYQRRKAQNRAAQRAFRERKESKLKELSNKLKQAEMEREKLERQLAELKQKNKILDIENQILQKQKAVDSSNTSSNSEYRHDRIVFKNEDGTKNINWSPSTIGNNIDAIDKVISYTFPSTNKRDFIDNTIDWSKHGTNNRSNTESEKLGQSYSVNDEKVLTISAVWDYLVEFSKLNPSLNLDMANIMKDLRGKEVCHGYGPAYPIGLINEIIERNVELD, from the coding sequence ATGGAGCAAAGAGACTATGGATACCCTCACAATGCAAACGATGTGTCGGAGTTGGTGGTGAATGGAGACCAATATGTTGGCATAAATTCTGTGACTGATCAAGTGAATTCTCCAACGTCTTTTGAGAATACCATGCTTATGGATTCGGTCTATCAAGGGATGGATATGTTTCCTGCACAGACTAAAAACTGCCCAATGCAAGGGTCTGCTGGCTCCAAAATGGAGAGTGCACACAGTCCCACCTTTAGAACCGAATCTAAAATATCGAAAAGTTCGGATAAAGTGTCGACGCCTACAGGTTTATCAGAAGTTGAACTATATCAACGACGTAAAGCGCAAAATCGAGCAGCACAGCGTGCGTTTAGGGAGAGGAAGGAGAGTAAATTGAAGGAGCTGTCAAACAAGCTGAAACAAGCTGAAATGGAACGAGAGAAACTAGAAAGACAGTTGGCAGAATTGAAGCAAAAGAACAAGATacttgatattgaaaaccaGATATTGCAGAAACAAAAGGCTGTTGATAGCTCTAACACAAGCAGCAATAGTGAATATAGGCATGACCGaatagttttcaaaaatgaagatggaaCTAAAAACATTAATTGGAGCCCAAGCACCATCGGTAACAACATTGATGCTATTGATAAAGTGATCAGCTACACCTTTCCAAGCACCAACAAACGtgatttcattgacaaTACTATTGATTGGAGTAAACATGGAACAAACAATAGATCTAATACGGAGTCCGAAAAATTGGGACAGTCCTACAGTGTGAATGATGAGAAAGTACTAACAATAAGTGCTGTTTGGGACTATCTAGTTGAATTCTCAAAGCTCAATCCGTCGTTGAACTTGGATATGGCTAATATTATGAAAGATTTGAGGGGGAAAGAGGTATGCCATGGTTATGGCCCAGCATATCCTATCGGGTTGATAAATGAAATCATCGAAAGAAATGTTGAGCTCGATTAA
- a CDS encoding uncharacterized protein (PKUD0E05780; similar to Saccharomyces cerevisiae YOR174W (MED4); ancestral locus Anc_6.65), which translates to MSDPLSLFEKDMSALVQSLQRFEPDPSIASSIVHDSDLIADDIKQLKSITESYRNFDTSEREYDMKLTHGLKDALNILVECKRELDQLPKSPTTSGGDATSTISEDDQDTKEILSYALKLAKFSKIPRTFDGFLLPNNFIWPGDDNMRRGNLALASLMPEKIIQLENFGPGYVSPKAEAIEAKADAGDDQRMDVDNDSEDDFIPERSSFNEGHTKPDSTSIMAGLDLLDSDDE; encoded by the coding sequence ATGTCAGATCCGTTGTCactttttgaaaaagacaTGTCTGCATTAGTTCAGTCATTGCAGAGGTTCGAGCCTGATCCTTCTATTGCGTCGTCGATTGTACATGACTCTGATTTAATAGCTGATGACATAAAACAGCTCAAATCTATTACCGAATCATACAGGAACTTTGATACATCAGAAAGAGAGTATGATATGAAACTGACACATGGTTTGAAAGATGCTCTTAATATCCTTGTCGAGTGTAAGCGAGAATTGGACCAACTACCTAAATCCCCGACTACTAGCGGTGGAGACGCCACATCAACTATATCAGAGGATGATCAAGACACAAAGGAAATCTTGTCATATGCACTCAAACTTGCTAAGTTCTCCAAGATTCCAAGAACCTTTGATGGATTCTTGCTCCCGAACAATTTTATTTGGCCGGGCGATGATAACATGCGTCGGGGAAACTTGGCGTTGGCTTCTTTAATGCCAGAGAAGATAATCCAACTTGAGAACTTTGGTCCTGGTTATGTTTCACCAAAAGCAGAGGCAATTGAAGCAAAGGCAGATGCTGGTGATGACCAAAGAATGGATGTTGATAACGATTCAGAAGACGACTTTATTCCTGAAAGATCAAGTTTCAATGAGGGCCACACCAAGCCTGATTCTACTTCGATAATGGCCGGCTTAGATCTTCTGGATTCTGATGACGAATAG
- a CDS encoding uncharacterized protein (PKUD0E05790; similar to Saccharomyces cerevisiae YOR175C (ALE1); ancestral locus Anc_6.66) gives MVAYYNPFRTLVHSICDSSGLDATSVKTLLCLFLSFPISAIFKRLPDTRYRLKNFYIIIASSVYIFFIIENFEGFFVLLGNALFTYFLTRYYKSRFMPWVNLIVLMLLLCLNHIRAQLSAVEADPDEVDFTGAQMVLVMKLSSFAWSYWDGQLYKKDKEKFDKHLNVYQKSRIIVDHPRLLSYLGYVFFYASLLTGPSFDYADYQKFILTDLFDDVPESKKPGRRRKRKIPKSGRVALKKVLAGFFWVGLFVWLTPLITIDYSLSEEFSVKPFIYKLLFIWLLGLTERLKYYAVWLISEGACIVVGLGYNGYDSNKDKMYWNRVQNIDPIRFETGQNVHDCLEAWNMNTNKWLKNFIYLRTCTRDPKTGKLKAGIIPTLITFATSAFWHGTMPGYYLTFILGAFLQSVGKIYRRNFRPIFISKNGSNVSPHKKLYDLVCWVVTQLAFGYAVQPFCILELKKSLLVWRENYFWVHVGCATTLFAFNGPFGKSLSKFLQKYHLPDKQIEEIEEKPEVPISIKLATLKDQFDSTTDLLEVLKNANNKQPTAELPEFDNQEELKDNVIEFSAIENDFNKLSKEFEEWTAQSMKGKQPGEITDEEMAQFKNAITNFEHDLSDFVKKLQPN, from the coding sequence ATGGTTGCGTACTACAATCCCTTTAGGACGTTGGTTCACAGTATCTGCGACTCCTCCGGACTTGATGCGACCTCGGTGAAAACATTGCTATGTCTGTTCTTGTCGTTCCCAATAAGTGCCATTTTCAAGAGATTACCAGATACTAGATACAGGTTGAAGAACTTTTACATCATCATTGCAAGCTCGgtgtatatttttttcattatcgAAAACTTTGAAGGGTTCTTTGTTCTTTTGGGCAATGCATTGTTCACTTATTTTTTGACTAGGTACTACAAATCAAGATTCATGCCATGGGTCAATTTGATTGTCTTGATGCTGTTACTATGTCTCAACCATATCAGGGCGCAGTTGTCTGCTGTTGAGGCCGACCCAGATGAGGTTGATTTTACCGGCGCACAGATGGTGTTGGTGATGAAACTAAGTTCCTTTGCCTGGTCATACTGGGATGGGCAACTGTATAAAAAGGATAAGGAGAAATTCGACAAGCATTTGAACGTTTACCAGAAGAGTAGAATCATAGTTGATCACCCAAGACTATTGTCGTACTTGGGatatgttttcttttatgCGTCATTGTTGACTGGCCCCTCTTTTGATTACGCTGATTACCAGAAATTTATTTTGACTGATTTGTTTGACGATGTTCCGGAATCCAAGAAGCCAGGACGTAGACGGAAGAGGAAAATTCCTAAAAGTGGCAGAGTGGCATTGAAGAAGGTCTTGGCTGGCTTTTTCTGGGTGGgtctttttgtttggcTAACTCCTCTAATCACAATCGATTACTCTTTATCTGAAGAGTTCAGCGTGAAACCCTTTATTTACAAACTATTGTTTATTTGGTTACTTGGGCTTACAGAAAGACTGAAATACTATGCAGTTTGGCTGATAAGTGAAGGCGCTTGTATTGTGGTAGGTTTGGGATATAACGGCTACGACTCGAATAAAGATAAGATGTACTGGAATAGAGTTCAGAATATCGATCCTATCAGATTTGAAACCGGCCAAAACGTCCATGACTGTCTTGAAGCGTGGAACATGAATACGAATAAatggttgaagaattttATCTATCTGAGAACATGCACAAGAGATCCGAAAACAGGCAAACTAAAAGCCGGTATCATCCCAACGTTGATAACATTCGCCACGTCTGCATTCTGGCACGGAACAATGCCTGGCTATTACCTAACGTTTATTTTGGGTGCATTCTTACAAAGTGTTGGTAAGATTTACAGAAGGAACTTCAGACCGATTTTTATTAGCAAAAATGGCAGCAATGTTTCACCTCACAAAAAACTCTACGACTTGGTCTGTTGGGTAGTAACACAACTAGCTTTTGGTTACGCTGTTCAACCGTTCTGCATCctggaattgaaaaagtctCTTTTAGTATGGAGAGAAAACTACTTTTGGGTTCATGTTGGATGCGCAACAACTTTGTTTGCATTCAATGGACCATTTGGCAAATCCCTCTCTAAATTTCTCCAGAAATATCATTTGCCTGATAAACAGATTGAGGAGATCGAAGAGAAGCCTGAAGTTCCAATTTCGATCAAATTGGCAACATTGAAAGACCAATTTGATTCTACGACAGACTTATTAGAGGTATTGAAGAATGCCAACAATAAGCAACCTACAGCGGAGCTACCAGAGTTCGATAACCAAGAAGAACTAAAGGATAATGTTATCGAATTTAGTGCAATCGAAAACGACTTTAATAAGCTTTCGAAGGAGTTTGAGGAATGGACTGCGCAATCTATGAAAGGTAAGCAGCCAGGAGAAATAACTGACGAAGAAATGGCGCAGTTTAAGAATGCCATTACAAACTTTGAACATGATCTTTCTGATTTTGTGAAAAAACTCCAGCCAAATTGA
- a CDS encoding uncharacterized protein (PKUD0E05800; similar to Saccharomyces cerevisiae YOL008W (COQ10); ancestral locus Anc_6.36), with protein MFARRPTLLYPKQAPCLSRKVFNLSKAIKSLESKGSSSSAQTYTIIKKFNHPQPLIYELVSRVDLYHEFIPYCTSSFITERSPITNEPTIAGLRVGFQAFDEEFSCDLQCERPKLVIAKSITHSLFQFLETEWEIKAVDKNQSVATLNLKYEFKSQLYNKVSSLFAKKVASLMTKAFEKRAFEVSRDVNEMDKYTTFIEK; from the coding sequence ATGTTTGCAAGGCGTCCTACCCTCCTGTACCCTAAGCAGGCACCATGTCTTTCGAGAAAGGTGTTCAATCTCTCCAAGGCCATCAAATCGTTAGAATCGAAAGGCTCATCTTCCAGTGCACAAACATACACAATCATAAAGAAGTTTAATCATCCGCAGCCATTAATCTATGAACTGGTGTCACGGGTAGATTTGTACCATGAGTTCATTCCGTACTGTACGTCCTCCTTTATCACAGAACGGAGTCCAATAACGAACGAACCTACTATTGCGGGGTTGAGAGTAGGATTCCAGgcatttgatgaagagttCTCGTGTGATTTACAATGTGAAAGGCCCAAACTAGTTATTGCAAAGTCAATCACTCACTCTCTGTTCCAGTTTCTAGAAACGGAGTGGGAAATCAAGGCTGTAGATAAGAACCAAAGCGTTGCCACGCTTAACCTCAAGTACGAATTCAAAAGCCAACTGTACAATAAGGTGAGTTCACTTTTTGCCAAAAAAGTAGCCAGTCTGATGACCAAGGCTTTTGAGAAACGTGCATTCGAAGTATCAAGAGATGTTAATGAAATGGATAAATACACAACATTTATAGAGAAATAA